The Methanomassiliicoccales archaeon region ACGACCCTAATGTCCTCCCGTGAAAAGCCCCGATGAAGGCGACGAATTGGGGACGCTTGGTTGACCATCTCACGATTTTCATTGCCGCCTCGATAGATTCCGTCCCACTATTGCTGAAGAAAACCTTCTTTTGAAAATCTCCTGGTGTAATCTCTGCGAGTTTCTTTGCAAGATTTGATTGTACATCGTAATAGAAATCAGTACCAGCAAAGTGAATAAATCGATCCAACTGTCTTTTTATTGCTTCAATAACAATAGGATGCCTATGACCAACATTTAATACGGCGACACCGCTTGTAAAATCGAGAAATCTATTTCCGTCAGCATCAATGACCGTAGATCCGCTTGCGGACTCAATCGCAAGAGGCAGTGCCTTGGTTGAAGTTGCAAGATACTTCTCGTCGACTTCGATAATCTTCTTAGCCTTTGGACCAGGGGGGCTAACTGCAATTGATGGGGCCTCTTTCATAACCCTTCCCTGCTATCTCCTAGAGAGCACAAGTTATTTTATGATTTGCTGGGAATTTTTCCAAATTTCGAACAATATCCTCGATAGAGCATAATATATCACTCGTCTTGCTCTGATATAACCTGCTCTGCCTTTTCGATACATTTTGTTAATATAGAGTAAGCAGGGATCATGTCAGATTCGGCAACGATAAATATCGTATCTGTGTAACAACTAACAGTCTCAACGATGTTCAAACCGCTCTCAGCAATGCTAGATACAAGATATGCAAAAACACCACTTGTTTCTGTAATCGCCTCAGGAGATTTCACAGATATTTCTACGAGATCCTGGCGAATTTTGAGGATATTCTCCTTTCCCACTGCAGACACTACCTCTCCCTTCAGCTTCTCATCAACTATGATCGTTATTGCGTGCGTTCCTTGAATTACCTGCATTATTGCCTTCTCGTTTAAGAGCTTACGAAACACAGAATCCAACCGTTGAAGCACTGTCCAGTCATTTTTGGCGGTAACTATGCAAATCTTTGTTTTCACTTCAACTCTGCTGTTCCTTATAACTGATAGTACTTCTCTTTCGTGATCATGGTCGTGCAAAGAAAGCGCATATCGTCTGCAGGCAATCATAACAGCTTCTTCATTTTTGATTCCCTCTTCCTTCATTATGAGCCTGGCCAGCGAGGAAAAATTCACAAGATCTTTCGAAATGCAGTCTTTAATGCTTGGGTGCGAATCGATGTATGCCCTCGTCCTCTCTGCTATGCTTTCCTTATGTGGGGTTTTCTTCATAAGAATTGGAGGATTATGAATTACGGTATTAAAAATTAATCATTGTTTGTCGTCACCGCAATACGACGAGATCACATTCATTTAATTGATTGCTTAGAATAAGTTAGGATAAATGAAGAAAAGGCTTCATTGAATTTTCTGACAGAGTTGTCTGACAAGATAAGTGGCGGGACGAGACGAATGACTTTTCCAGCACATAAATTTACCAGAATCCTTCTTTCAAAACAGTACCTGAGAAACTCTTTTGCCGTTTCGCCAAAATCAATACCGATCATCAGCCCTTTTCCCCTTACATCCACATTGAAATCATTTGCGATCGAACTCAGTGCCACGATCCAAGAATCTCCGACGCTCTCCGCACGCTTCCACAGTTGTTCCTCTTTTATAATTTCTATGACCTTAGCTGCAACGCGACAAACAAATGGATTGCCACCAAATGTAGACCCATGAGATCCTGGTTGGAACGTTTTTGCGAGGTCTTGAGATGTTGTGATCGCTCCTATAGGAAAACCACCTCCAAGTCCCTTTGCAAATGTGACTATATCCGGAACGATGTCAAAATGTTCGAATGCAAACATCTTGCCTGTTCTTCCGAATCCAGTTTGGACTTCATCTAGTATCAGTAAGGCTCCAGTTTCATCACATAAGTCCCTAGCAGCTTTCAAAAATTCTTTCGAAGGAACAATCACTCCTCCTTCTCCTTGAATTGGCTCAAGAATCACAGCAGCTGTTTCATTATTGATTTTCTCCTTCAGATCTTCAATATTCCCGTATCTGATGAAATCGAAAGCGTGTGACAAGAGAGGCTCATATCCTTGGTGATATTTTTGCTGTCCAGTTGCTGAAAGCGCTCCCATAGTTCTGCCGTGGAATGAATTGTATGCTGAAACGAAACGCTTTCTACCTGTATTTTTTGCGGCTAGCTTTAAAGCTGCTTCATTTGCTTCTGCGCCACTATTTACAAATAGAGAACAACTAAGAGGTTTTGGAAGTATTTCCGCTAGACTCATCGCTAGATCTAGCTGCTCCTGTATATAATAGAGATTTGAGACATGGATAAGTCGATCGGCTTGCTCCTTAGCCACTTTTACAATAGAAGGATGACAATGACCCAGAAGATTGACAGCAATTCCTGCTACAAGATCGATGTACTCGTTTCCATCAATGTCATATAAATACTCACCACTTCCTCTCTCGAAACAGACCTCTTCTCTTGCATAATTTGGAAAGAGATAGAGGGCACTATATTCTTTGACTTCTTTGATATTCATAAGATTTCCTTCCGCTTCTTTTTTCTAGCTTCTGAATGTTCGAAGATCCATATTAAGCTCACAATTAAATTATGGAACAACCTTTGTGCCAC contains the following coding sequences:
- a CDS encoding aspartate aminotransferase family protein; the encoded protein is MNIKEVKEYSALYLFPNYAREEVCFERGSGEYLYDIDGNEYIDLVAGIAVNLLGHCHPSIVKVAKEQADRLIHVSNLYYIQEQLDLAMSLAEILPKPLSCSLFVNSGAEANEAALKLAAKNTGRKRFVSAYNSFHGRTMGALSATGQQKYHQGYEPLLSHAFDFIRYGNIEDLKEKINNETAAVILEPIQGEGGVIVPSKEFLKAARDLCDETGALLILDEVQTGFGRTGKMFAFEHFDIVPDIVTFAKGLGGGFPIGAITTSQDLAKTFQPGSHGSTFGGNPFVCRVAAKVIEIIKEEQLWKRAESVGDSWIVALSSIANDFNVDVRGKGLMIGIDFGETAKEFLRYCFERRILVNLCAGKVIRLVPPLILSDNSVRKFNEAFSSFILTYSKQSIK
- a CDS encoding ACT domain-containing protein, with the translated sequence MKKTPHKESIAERTRAYIDSHPSIKDCISKDLVNFSSLARLIMKEEGIKNEEAVMIACRRYALSLHDHDHEREVLSVIRNSRVEVKTKICIVTAKNDWTVLQRLDSVFRKLLNEKAIMQVIQGTHAITIIVDEKLKGEVVSAVGKENILKIRQDLVEISVKSPEAITETSGVFAYLVSSIAESGLNIVETVSCYTDTIFIVAESDMIPAYSILTKCIEKAEQVISEQDE